A portion of the Paucilactobacillus hokkaidonensis JCM 18461 genome contains these proteins:
- a CDS encoding histidine phosphatase family protein, with translation MKQLELYFVRHGETLFNTMDKLQGWADSPLTDNGIQIAKLTGQGLSDTSFQSVYSSDMKRAMDTANFIISANKSFTGDLKKSAHFREAFFGGFEGLDNQTTWKSIATPYGATNQTEMLEQVTPGTVRDRMHAADPLHLAETGTEFWQRIDQGLTNLLVQEPDHARILIVAHGTLIRSLAIRFSDNRFDPIHEFPQNGSITKFSINANKTKILDYNLTN, from the coding sequence ATGAAACAATTAGAATTATATTTTGTTAGACATGGTGAAACTTTGTTTAATACAATGGATAAACTGCAAGGTTGGGCCGATTCTCCACTAACGGATAACGGTATCCAAATTGCTAAACTGACCGGTCAAGGGTTATCGGATACTTCGTTTCAATCGGTGTATTCATCTGATATGAAACGTGCAATGGACACTGCTAATTTTATTATTTCAGCTAATAAATCATTTACTGGAGACTTGAAAAAATCCGCTCATTTTCGAGAAGCATTCTTTGGCGGGTTCGAAGGTTTGGATAATCAAACTACCTGGAAATCAATTGCAACACCTTATGGCGCTACTAATCAAACTGAAATGTTGGAACAAGTTACCCCTGGCACGGTTCGTGATCGGATGCATGCTGCAGATCCACTGCATTTAGCAGAAACTGGCACTGAATTTTGGCAGCGCATAGATCAAGGACTAACCAATTTATTAGTGCAGGAACCAGATCACGCACGCATCCTTATAGTAGCTCATGGAACTTTGATTAGATCCTTAGCCATTAGATTTTCTGACAACCGATTTGATCCAATTCATGAATTTCCCCAAAATGGCAGTATTACTAAATTTAGTATTAATGCTAACAAAACAAAAATATTAGATTACAACCTGACCAACTAA
- a CDS encoding TIGR01440 family protein, with amino-acid sequence MVGFDLLTAKEQLQQGVNEFLDAAKFAPDALIVLGSSTSEVQGKVIGEHSSIEIGRMVIGVVLQAIKDRQLHLAVQGCEHLNRALLMERAEADKRGFEQVSVVPALHAGGATQVAAYDQFKDPVEVEHIVAAGGIDLGDTSIGMHVKFVQIPVRTSVKEVGDAHITYLKSRPKLIGGPRALYEWHPIES; translated from the coding sequence AGGATTTGATTTATTAACAGCAAAAGAACAGTTACAGCAAGGTGTCAATGAATTTTTAGATGCAGCCAAGTTTGCACCAGATGCTTTGATTGTGCTTGGTTCCAGTACCAGTGAAGTACAGGGAAAAGTGATTGGAGAGCATTCATCAATTGAAATTGGTAGAATGGTGATAGGGGTTGTATTACAGGCAATTAAGGATCGACAATTGCATTTGGCTGTTCAAGGATGTGAACACCTCAACCGGGCTTTATTAATGGAACGTGCTGAGGCTGATAAGCGGGGCTTTGAACAGGTATCTGTTGTTCCAGCGTTGCATGCCGGCGGGGCGACACAAGTGGCTGCTTATGATCAATTCAAAGATCCAGTTGAAGTTGAACATATCGTTGCGGCCGGAGGAATTGATCTTGGAGATACTTCAATTGGCATGCATGTAAAATTTGTTCAAATTCCTGTGCGGACTTCAGTTAAAGAAGTTGGGGATGCACATATTACGTATTTGAAGAGTCGGCCAAAATTAATTGGTGGTCCAAGGGCGTTGTATGAGTGGCATCCAATCGAATCTTGA